A window of Benincasa hispida cultivar B227 chromosome 9, ASM972705v1, whole genome shotgun sequence genomic DNA:
aacaattaattacCGTCTCATTAGTAAAGATGTTGAATTAATTACACTGCAATTAAAAGAGACAATGAGGCCATTTTATGATTTCAGAAAATTGGACTCACATGACATTCATGCATTTTACTTTAAGTCATAAagatttttctcttttgttatttttctaaatgatagTATAACTACGGCTATATATCTTATTATTCCTAAAAGGATAGGCAAAATCTTACCGTGTAGGTGAGATTGGATTCAATTAACTAGAACTATCCTCGTATACCTACCAGGTTAAAATCATGCATCTttacattaaaatattttgtttagaGAATTAATATTTTGCCAACAAGGgacaaatgattttttttattttttttcattttgaagtaTAGTATAGGACTAATATAGAAATTTTGAAAGCACCATGATTAAAATAAACatcttaaaaatataaagacgTAAAAGATTAAAGTAAAGGATTATAATAACATTCAACCCTATTAAATTACTATTATGTTCAAAGACTTGAAATAAGTTCCTTTTTATATCTTAATTAACAAATCTCTCTTTCATACATTATATGCCCCATTAAATATATGTCCAAATCCttacatatgtatatatatacatatatatatatatgtgtatataatatatagatacgtatatatgtgtgtatatatagatacgtatatatgtgtgtatatatagaTACGtatatatctatctatatagatatatagatacgtatatatgtgtatatatatagatacgtatatatgtatatatatagacatgcgtatatatctatatatatagatatatatacatatatatatatatacacatatatattgtatatatatatatacacagatatatacatattatatgtatatatatatatgtgtgtatatgtgtatatgtgtgtatatatatattatttcatttCGGAGCACGAGTTTTTGTCggtaaaaaagaaatcaaatgtATTCAAGGGGGCTTTTAGAGAACGTATCAATAAGCTAGACCCATGCTTCGAGTTGTTTCATGCCATAAATAAACGCGAACACAGGAGCAGCTTTGGCTGAATATTTTATGTACAGAAAACAACACACTTCAATCATTTATGATGATCCCTCCAAACAAGCACAAGCTTATCGACAAATGTCTCTTCTTTTACGAAGACCGCCGGGCCTTGCCATTTGACCTCTCTTCCCGTGTGACTAGGAAtgctatgtatatgtatatatgtatatgtatatgtatatgtatatatatatatatatatatatatagcttacAGCGGAATGAGACAAAAAACTGAACATTTCatctaaagaaataaataactCCTCAACTTTACCTTGTCAAACAATAATATAAGAAACTTGAATAAATATAGACTTTATCATCGTCGTTGTCATCATCATtattggttttttctttttttaatattcaatcCAAGTGTGGcctaattttgatattttgaacaGCGACCCATAATTCTTTTATTACAAAACTTTTGATAGCTTAATTGGAACGATTAAGAtcgatattaaatttaatttcatccAAAATATAAGCATTTGGGTGGTTATTTAGTATGGTATCAAAGCAAAAAAATTCATACGGTATTGTGTTTAAACTCCTGCCATGTTAATTTGCTCTATTAATATTCTTTTCAACTTGTTTAGTCTTctataaattttcaaacttcCAAATGAGAAATATTAAAGTGTtagtataatattaaatttatcttaatctattaacttaatttttagGTCTAACAGGATGTAAAAAGTTTTGGAGAAATCTTCACCCAACCTAAACGAAACATGAGGAGACAATATTTTAgttcacaaaataattttgttgCAAAGTGTATATGTGATAATGTTCTTATCTGAACTAAAATCAATCTCATTTTTGCCATTTTCTTCATAATTTCTGCGGATCGCTGTTAAAGTATATTTGTAACTAAGCGATTGGGTTGTTATTTATGAGGCTATTATATTGGTTCTGCATGGTAATTAATCCCCGAATTATCCTCCATGGAAGGCAAACTTTAACTTGATCAGGCGCAATCCCTTTGGGTCCGGCCAAAGTCAGAATTCTTCAATGTTATTCATCTTTGCAGCTCAAAACAGAGATTAAAAGCTAAAAACAGTGCAAGTACCATTGAAATGATACATCGAGATCATAATTAATGCACAGCCACAATTAGCCTGAATTCGAAATTTTACAGAGACAGAGTGCTAATGCAACTTGACAGCAATTAGTCTCTGTTCCAAATGTTCATATTCAAATAACGTCCTATATACATTCATCGTGTGATAACTTAAATAACCATTGAACTAAAATGTGCGAAACCAAGAGGCATACAGTATGGGAAATGCAGGCCCTTGAAGAGTTATCATTCCACAATAACAAGCCTGTCTTTTCATCTTTGATCCATACCAAAGCTGGCAACCCTTTTAAGCACTGCTCTTTCCAACAGTCACATCTCCATGTGCCCACGATGGTCTGGCTGCAGCTGTAGTGCGCCTCATCGCCTTCACTCCGAAAACATCATTCTTGCCCTGCACAACATAAAAATAAGTTTGAGTCTTCTTCTTCAGACATTAACCCTGTGGCGTTTTGACAAGATGCATAACAAATTGGAAATTGAAGGTACCTTCAAGCAGGTTCCAGCACGGACGTTGCAGATGGGGTAGTCATGGGGGCAGCAGCTGTAATGGTCATCACAGCAGGTGGCGCTTTCAAGTGGGCAGCATCCCCATTCAAGGCACATGGTTGAGAACTCGAACACACAGCAGCAAGTTTCAGCGGCGGGACAGGTGTAGTATTCATCGCATACAGATGGGGGTTTTACTGGACTTGGAGGAGTGGGGCCTGGGTTTGGTGGGTTTGGTCCACTTTTAGTGGGGTAGGAAGGCTCCATTGCAATCCCACAGAGACCAGTTGAGGAAGCGATGTTGCGTTGCATTCTGATATAGCCACTTTCACCCCAGCTCGCACCCCATGAGTTTCTCACAATCCAGTAATCAACGCCCCCTTCAGACCCATATCCAACCACATTAACACCGTGGTCCAAATCTGTCCCACATCTTCCAGTGAATATACCCTAAACACATACACATACACATACAACAAATTAGACCCTTTTCTTTTTGAagtaagaaaaaacaaaaacttcatAGAAATGGAGGTTATACCGATTGATAGAGCTGGAAACTTCTACCACCCCCTTCAATGGCAACAGCCACAACTTGTTTAGATGCTGCTTTTTGCAGTGCTTTCTCATTGTTTATGGGGACGTCCTCATAACCATCAATTGAAACGACCCTAGCATTTTTCTGGAGGCAAACACAATAGAAATAAAGATAATCAGACATCAAAAATATGTTTCTGGTACtcagagagagagaaaaaagaagataGTTGTATGGTAATAGAGACCTTATATTGGATGCAGGAGCTATCAAAGCCGTTGTAAGGATAATCTTCTTCAGTGTCAATGCCGCCATTGTTGATGATGAACTCGAAGGCATAGTCCATTAAACCACCATTGCAACCTTCGTTATAAGATTTGTCACAATCCACCAGCTCCTGTTCAGATAATGCTATCAAGTCACCTGTAACAATCTGGTTTATGCCTTCCACGGCAGCTATAGTTGAGAACGCCCAGCAACTCCCTTCATATCAACTTCAACAATTAGTCTACTTGAAGTGACCAATAACCATGTATCCTTGAGAGTataatttacaaataataactgGACTAAATATATCTTTTGACTAATCCCCATCCGAGTgagttaaaaaaatttcaattatatgcTTTCTATTGATCGATGTTGTAGTTGATTTATTATACATATGGATAATATAATACTAAGTCAGTTGATAAAATTTTTAGAGAAATAAGTCAAGGAAGTGTATACTCTCTCGTAAAAGTTAACAAAAGGCTTCAACGTTTTCTATCAGCCAATCCTAATTTTGTAGGGCATAAAATGTAGAATTGAAAGTCATAGATGTTCAcatataaaagattaaattgaaaaatatataaatagttaGGGGCTAAATTGGAAAACCTATTCCAATGACGCAAACATATATTTAGCCTACGAAAGAGCTTTCCAACAAGCTCAAGGGGTCCCTCCTGATCGTATGGCCTATGAGCAATGGcatcataaaaatattttcttaagatgaagttattaatttattataccCATCCCTTTGAACAGTTCCTTTACTTCTCTCTCCATAATCAATAACAGATCTAGTCTTTGAAGTTCAAGTTGATGTTAATAGGCTAAATTACTATTTTTCATGTGAAAAtaactataaatatttttaaaccactatattattttttaataataaattatcgatatatgagaatttttttttttttccataacaACAAATGTGAGAAGTATAGTTAAGCATCATTGAATTACATTCATGTTGACAATATAATAAGATCTAAAATTACATCACAATAGCTAATTTTAATTGATCAAAATAAATCATTAGAATGAGTGTAACAATATTTggagtttattattattattattattaaaaaaaattacaaaaaataaaaagtacatTAAAAACCACCGGTTTCTATTGAGATATTTTCAATAGAACGTCATAAAGGTTACATACATCAAAATCATATAACATGAAAGAAGATGCTATTGAAACAAGTACAGATGTGATTTTAGTATTAAGATCAAAgtatttcaaaaataataataaagaaataattGTAAGTATAGATATAACTCAAATTAATCTCAAAAACTTAcccacaaaaaataaaaaaataaaataaaataaaaacctcaattttaaattctataGTGTCGACTTTTTAAATTGTCTATATTTTAAAAGGGATTGCTCCCtttcttcaactttttttatCTCATAATTTCAATGGAACATTATACTTAGGATCCGTTTGGATTAACttatgaaaaaaatgtttttcaaaaaattcatttttatttaaacacttttgataaaaattattgaaaatactcttcaaaagttattttgggTGATTgtcaaacatttcaattttttttttctaaaatgacttattttttacattaaatacttaaaaatgcATTACAAACACACTAttttcttgaaatattaacacgcCTTTATATCAAATGATTTTTCTTGTACATATAATGTGCtagaaatttgaaattagagactaaaatagttatttctttaaaaaaaaatatatggaaGGACCATAGTAGCCAAATGGAGAAATGGAAAGTCCATGACCTTACCTAGGATTTAAACTCAATAACTAATACATATGTGTAATCTATTAATCTTTTAGTCAACCTATCAATTGCCTAAAATCAAAGCATACTAATTATCAcctatcaaaattaaactagtatttctatttttttcttttttccttctagGAAAACTAGTACTTCAATTTGGTTTTCAATGACTTCTTGGTCGCATATTAATGCGTCATGCGCCGATAATATTagaaaaatgtatataaaacaattttaataaaGATAGGTGTGCACAAAAAATTGGGAAAGAAAAGTGAAAGTGCCCATTCAAATCTCAAATATCCATGATTCATTGtttcaaagaaaaaatcaatGATTAAATCTCTCAAAAAATATCTCATGATTAAAGGTTGATGGAGACCGAAAAGCCATGTGGCGGGCCAGTCCCAATTAAAGGATAAGGCAGAGCAACTCATAAAGCGCTCCCCTGAAAAGCCAATTCCGGTGAAAGCACCCCACACCAAACAGATAACCCCAATTCTCCTAAATATCTCTTTAcagattttccaaattttcaattcaacTCATTTAGTTAAATCATTGCAACATGTCGTCAAAAATTAAGAAATCttacaaattttata
This region includes:
- the LOC120085548 gene encoding low-temperature-induced cysteine proteinase-like; protein product: MGTYLSSPIMALLFFLFIALSSASPSSIIPERTDEEVMALYDQWRAKHGKLRNNLGAEPENRFHIFKDNLKYIDEINAQNLPYRLGLNVFADLTNEEYRSRYLGGKFAAGSRRNRTSSRYLPRLGDEIPDSIDWREKGAVAPVKDQGSCGSCWAFSTIAAVEGINQIVTGDLIALSEQELVDCDKSYNEGCNGGLMDYAFEFIINNGGIDTEEDYPYNGFDSSCIQYKKNARVVSIDGYEDVPINNEKALQKAASKQVVAVAIEGGGRSFQLYQSGIFTGRCGTDLDHGVNVVGYGSEGGVDYWIVRNSWGASWGESGYIRMQRNIASSTGLCGIAMEPSYPTKSGPNPPNPGPTPPSPVKPPSVCDEYYTCPAAETCCCVFEFSTMCLEWGCCPLESATCCDDHYSCCPHDYPICNVRAGTCLKGKNDVFGVKAMRRTTAAARPSWAHGDVTVGKSSA